ATTCGACATACTCACCACAGTGGATCGTGTGGCTGTGATGTACCGGGTGACTTCTCTTTCTGACTTGCGAGCCAATCGTAGAAATTTTGAGATTTGATGTGACTTTCTAGCTCCTCTTGTCGCGTTTTCCAGCGCTTTTCTTTACTTTCCGATTCGTCGCGGCCACATGATCGGAAAAGGGAGGCTCTGCGGCGTGTCCTATCGTCAGCTTAGACATGCTTATACTTTCTGTCCTACTCGTATGGCTACTGACATGACGACCATTCCAAGAAGTAACATAATCAAGACCGAAGGCACGACGATAGCGACAACGATAACATCGCCTTTGGCACCCAGCGGCGCCTCTTCCTCGGTGTTGTTGCTCGACATGATAACAAGGACTGGACAATTCGGCGTCCCGAGAGGAAGATAGGAGCAAGAGTCAAGAGTGATTCGAGATGTTGCGTGTGTACAGGAGGTTGGCACTCTGATGTGGTCCGATTAAGCTGCGTGCATAACATGGGTTGCGCAGTTACCGACCGCGCGCATGTGGTGGCCCGGAGGCGACTCAATATATGGTTCAAGGCTTGTGGAGTGGTTCGGTCCGGATATTGTGTTCACGCTCAAGCGCGCAGCCTGGATGGAGACGGATCTGAAGACAAAGGGAGAGGACTCACTCTTAAAAGTAGCTACGTTTTCATCAGATGAAGCCCAAGGTTGGCGTCTGCAGCTGGACACAGCCAACGCGGGCTTGGTCTGGCCACCCTAGATGCTGCGAGCCTCTCAGAATGGTCAGTTTCCGAGCCAAGCGTAGAGTTGTCAAAGCTAGCCAACCAACTTTCATCGACTTGCTCTCGTGACGCGGGGTCGATAGCTGGAAGGGCCGACAAAGTTTACAGCGGGCAGGGCGCCCGCGTTGTAACATGTTGCACAAACTGCTCAACTCGATTCACGGCAGATCAAGAACTCTTGGTGtgatgatggcgatgatggcgatgatggcgCTAGGAGGCGGTGCATGTGAAGGGGTGAGGGATCGGGGGTGGAGACAGTAGGGAAGCTAGGGTCCGTATCGGCGCGCATCATGGTGGGGTAGCGAACTGGTAAATCGAACGTCTGTTTCGCATTAAATACCTTGGTATGAACCTCTTGGTTTACATCCTGGGGTCTTGGGAGTTTGCTAAGTTCCCGTCTTACCAGACACGCGTCCGGATTGCGCGTGCCTCCCGAGGTCGCTCAGCCAGACGACTGACCTGAGTGTGTCGGACACACTATCGAGATATATTCAGACGGGAATCGTGATGTGTTTTGCAGGTGAGTTGATGGCTCAAGGCTAGATAGCCTTGAGAGCAGATGTTCGCATGTGGTTGTCACGTGCTGGGCCTTGGCAGACACGGCGGCTTCCATGAAGGTGGACTCCGTACCATCTCCTGTACACCAGCACCAGCTTCGGCATCACACATGAGCGTTGGTTCGCATACATGGCGTGGCGTAGTCCTGCAAACCTCAGCCGCAGAGGCGCACCTCCATTCGGCCCCGCGGCTCTCTCTTCCGGCACAAACAAGCGAGCTGAAGCTATGGCGCTCAAGGGACGTCTGGACCGGTCTTACCTCGTGCTGGGTGTAACACGCTTTGGTCTCCGATGCGCATACGGATATGCCGAAGAAGGCAGGCAGCAGCAATAGGTATCTGCGCATTTCCCGCGCCCCAATGTTTTGACGACATTCCCTAAATCATCAACCTTTTTTCGCGCGCAAGCATGCCATATCAATACCAACCACTGCCAGTCCTCCGCGACTCAGAAGATGTATACATACGCTTGCTGGAACTCCACAGCGGTCCTCCGAGTGGACCAATCACTGGTCGACTGTACACAACATTGTTATCCAAAGCTCCGGCGTTCTATGCTGTCTCGTACTGCTGGGGATCGCTGACACACAAAGGTACCATCCATATTACGAACGCAGCTCCACCTCGGGACCTAGAGAACGACAATGTTCTCGAGATACCCGCCACGTTGATACCGTTGCTATATCGGATACGCGGATGGCGTTGGCTGAAAGCACGCACTCTATGGATCGACAGCGTTTGTTTCAACCAGGAAGACAAGGACGAGAAGACTGAAAACGTACCAAAGATGCGACAAATATACATGAAGGCCGACCTCACTGTGAGCTGGCTGGGGCCAGAAGTTAAGGGAGTAGCAGCAGCTTTCGACTATGCTTCTAAATTGGGTACGACATGGAGACGAGAGATGGCCGAACAGGGACAAATCACCCTGACAGCAAAAGAAgcggaagaggaggatgTGCGCGTCCAGGTCAAAGTGGGCGATCCAGCACTCGAAACTTTGCTACATCTACTAGACCGACCTTACTTTGAGCGAGCATGGATCGTACAAGAAGTTGTTGTTTCTAGCCGGGTGTGGTGCATGTGTGGAAGCGCTTTGACGCCCTGGGACTCACTGATAGCTGCGTATATGTATCTGATAACGACCAAGATGTGGCTATGGGAGTTTTACCACGGCATTCGTCTACACAACATCGCCCTCTTGAAGATGAGTGAGCTGGACTGGGCAAGCGGCGTCGACCTTGATTGGCCTGGCACACTGCTGAGGCACCGGGTGTGCTTGGCGAGTGATCCTAGGGACAAGATCTACGCCTTTTATGGTATGAGATGTTCCAAGGCATTGAAAGAGCTGGGGGTCGAGCCAGACTACGAGGAAGCCACGACCGTGGAACTAGTCTATACGCGTTTGGCTGCGCGCGCGCTTCACAAGGCACAAGTAGCAGTTCTTCATATCCCTCGTCTTATCGCCACCGCCTGTGAAGAAAGCGGCCCAAATATTACACCTTACACACTTCCATCATGGGCGCCGGACTGGCGCTGGACGGAAGCAACACCGTTGTCGCTTCTCAATGCCGAGAGGCTTGCAAGTGACACTAGCTCAGTGCCAGACTACTGTGCCTCCAATGATTCTGTTTTCGAAACCAGGTTCGATCTCAAGGCATGGAACTCACCATCAAACTCTGCAGAAGACTTGAAGCAGCTGCCCAAGGTGCTCAGGCTGTACGGAGTCACGGTAGCAAAAGTCACCCAGCTCACACCACGCCGTTGGATAACGCGGAAAGCTTCAATTCGCCAAACCCTGCTCGAACAAGCACGATTACTACAATACAACCAGCAACAAATCCACGAATGGGAAGTTCTCTTCGGAACTCAGCGCGGTACAGACGAACTCCAAAAGCGAGCCGTGTATGAGACGTTCATGGCCGGGACGAAGCATTACACCCCAGACGTTAAACTCAGCGCTTCTTTAGCATTTGAGAAGCGCCAGAATACTCTTCGTTTCCTTCATACATTTCACATTCACGGCTTTCTGGTCTGCTATATTATGGTTGTCTTGGTTGAGCGTGTACTGCGACGCTTTGGCTGGGTCAATCCTGAAATGCAATTTAGGAACATGGTAGGACCTATGGCAAATCGGAAGGGCGCATTGATGGTGGATTTTGAAGAGCTTGAGACGACATACTATGCGCTAGTGCCGAGTATATGTCGGCTGGGAGATCATGTAGTGCTGGTTGGGGGTGTTACGACTCCACTGATATTGCGGAAGAAGGGTGAAGGTACGGATGCCACCTGGGAGTTTATTGGCGACTCTTATGTGCATGGGATCATGAAGGGTGAGCTTTGGGAAAAGAGAAAGGGACATCGTGAAGACATGTGGGTTACCTGATTGAGAAGAGGAGTGCACAACATTCACTGAGCTATGACATACGGAACTGCAACGCGGTGGTCGCCACATTCTAATTAACCCCCAGAATTCTATCCTAGGCAGCAGTTCTCGCGTCGCGGGTCCGATTTCTGTCCGCCGATTTGCTCTCTGTACTCTCTTCTCTACCTCCGTTCAAATTGCCCGCTCACCACCCAAACTCTACCAGGGCAGTCTACGGAACATTCATATCATATGAAGATGTCTCAACCGAAGATTACGACTTTCGCCAACGAGCTGCTTGACAAGATCTTCGCCTACCTTGTCGACAAGGACGACTGGCGTGCTTTATGCACGACACATCGCAGCTTCACAGCCTCGGGCCAGCGATTTATATTTGGCGATATCGAGATACCTGCGCAACACAGATCAAGTTCTACGGCGCGTTGCTCACTGCTACTGAGAGCGCTCACAGACTCCCCGCACCTTGTGGAGTTGGTGCAGACCTTACAGATTGACTGTTGTCTCGAAGACAACCTCGTACTCGAGCAAGACGCGATCCGCGCTATTCTTGCCAAGATCCAGAGCCTACAGCGCTTGAATGTTTTCATTGTGGAGCAGCCGGAGTTGCATTTGACGACCGCGTTTACATCATATGATATTGCGTATATGTAAGTCTGCTGTTACATGACATGCGTTGTATAAGAGACTGACCTTGCTTCCAGGTTGCGAAACCAACCAACTATTAAAGAAATCGTCATCAATTGCCCCGAGCGCCGATTGTACAATGCTAGGGCGCTCTTCACACTCGCATCAGCCACGACGCTATACGTACGACACAATACCTCTCAACGGATATGCCTAATGTGGTCCAGCGAGGCAGCCAAAAAGATATGGCATGTAAGTTTCGAAAACCTAAAGAGTATCGACTACGCGCCTATCATTGCACCGATTGCTGCGGCGAAATTTGGCGGTACTCCCAAACCGGAAAAATTACGATTCACATGGTCCACCCGCGACAGCTTCATTCCGTTCGATGCGTGCATTCAAGGCCTTGTGCAAACCCAACACACGCTAAGGGAACTCACTATTCTGCCCGATACAATCTACGCTGGAACTCTCCGAAGTTGGAAAAGCGCGGACTTTAGTACCTTTACTGCTTTGGAGATTCTGCGTGTGCCTGCCCTAGCACTATTCGAGCCAGTATCGTGCTCTAGCTTAGCCACTGATGATGAACGCACGGTATGGGAGGACAGGGATGATATAACACATCTCCTGCCCCCGAACTTGCGGGAGTTGGAGTTGTGGTTCAAGCACCCTGCCGGTATATTCGCAACGGGTTGGAAGTACCTTTCCAAGTTCCAAGAGCTACCCGAGGACGAGAGGATGTTGAGCTTTGGCTGGATACTCGCGCTGCTTCAGATGCGGAGCTTATGGAAAGTTCGACTGAGCGAGGTTCTTTGCAACCATGTTGCAACTGATGTGGAGCGGACTGGCAGCTGCCCGACGCATAGGCATACGCTGCCAGATGCGGTGGGTCGAGCTTTCCGGGAGGCAGAGACGGAGTTGGAGATTGAGGTACTGGAGACAGAAGGGCGGAAGTTGCGCTGTGGGTGTGAAGGTCACTAGGAAGGCAGTGTTGGGATCAGGGTGATACATGCTCGTGGCACTAAGGTTGGACTTTCTGATGGTGCCGCTCTCACCAAAGGACTCTTCAGGTACCCTGTTTGTATCTCAGGATGAGTTGAGTCTTGGTGAGTCCAGAGACGTGACTGGCAGCTTGTGGTGCTGGGAAGCGATGTGCTTTTTGAATACATGAAGATCCGCGTACGAAGTGTGGCGGCAGAGGACTTTACAGAATACTGCGACGCAGATGCTGCGAAACCTGAATTCAGTTGAGCAGTATGAAATTGCTGAGAATGTTCCACCATAAGATTGATTGAGATACTTCGCCGCTGCGTGTCTGAGTATAGAGATGTTGCCACTGCAGACACCTCCATCAAATCAACGTCACCACGTAACTTGCTCACCCAGACTGCATTCTGATATCAGAGTACGAGTGCGCAGACTATGCTCCCGCGCACGATTATTTCGACTTACCGACTTCACGAGAACCACGGTTTCACGCCGAGAACCCCGGTACAGCGGTGACATGGACAAACTAGGCCCCAGCGAAACAAGACCAAAGCTATACAACAGTCCAGCCGTTCCCTCAAGCACAACCTAATAATTATTACCGGACTAGGTCTCCTCGAGACCTCCGGCAATTTACAAGCCTGTGGACGAGCGCACAGAAGAGACGGTGAGGATGCTTGGTAATTGATCTTCGGGTGGAGTCACACTAGCATAATCACGTGATACGCGGCGGCGCTAAGACCCGCAGCGTTAGCCCGGAACGTCCTTTGGGGAGGCAGTCGCCGCCGTCGCATCAAGTTCAGCAAGGACTCTACACGTCCGCCTTCACCCACCACCCTTTACTCCCCCGCGCCTAATCATCCAGTCGCGACCATGGCGGACCAGTACGAATACGACCCCATGGAAGACGAATACGAGGATGAGGAAAACCGCGTCTTGCCCGAAGACTGCTGGGCGGTCATCAGCTCCTTCTTCGACACAAAGGGTCTGGTGTCGCAGCAGCTCGACTCGTACGACGAGTTCACGCGCAACACAATCCAGGATATCGTAAAGGAAAACGGTAGCGTCATCCTCGAGCAGAACACGCCCTACAACCCCGACGAGGAGGAGAATCCGATTATCAAGCGCCGCTATGAAATCAAATTCGGGCGCGTCTACCTTGCGCGGCCAACACACACCGAAGGCGACGGCACCACGGTGCAGCTGTATCCCCACGAGGCGCGTCTACGAAATCTTACCTACTCGGGTGCCATGTTGGCGGACATTGAGAACCGAATCATGGTCGCCCGCGAAGGCCGTGAGCCAGAGGagggcgacgacgaggagatgGAGGGAGGCTACACAGGCGGGCCATCGCAGATTCGGTGGGAGCGCGAGGACATGCCCATGGATGATGGCGCGGCGGCGAGGGTCTTCATCGGAAAGCTGCCCGTCATGTTGCGGTCAGAGCTCTGCCACTTGCGAGCCCAGTCCGACGCAGACCTGTTCGCTCTGAACGAGTGTCCTTACGACCAGGGTGGATACTTTGTCATCAACGGCAGTGAAAAGGTGCTTATTGCCCAGGAGCGCAGTGCCGCCAACATTGTTCAGGTCTTCCGTAAGAAGCAGGGCCCCATTCCATGGATAGCCGAAATTCGAAGTGCTGTCGAAAAGGGCACCCGGTTGATCTCCTCCTTCAACATCAAGTGGGCAGAAAACTCGCTCGCTGGTCCCGGCAAGCGTATCCCCGGTCCCTTCGCATACGCTACCCTCCCATACATCAAGGCGGATGTGCCCATGGCCATTGTCTTCCGCGCGCTTGGTATCGTTTCCGACGAGGAAATTCTGAGCCACATCGTTTACGACCGCACCGACACACAAATGCTGGAGCTGTTGAAGCCCAGTATCGAGGAGGGTTCGGTTGTCCAAGACCGCGAGACTGCTCTCGACTTCATCGCTAAGCGTGGTGCCAACTCTGGTACAAAGGACAGACGTCTCAAGTTCGCAAGGGACATTATGCAGCGAGAGTTCTTGCCGCACATCTCCCAGAAGGAGGGCCAGGACACACGCAAGGCCTACTTCTTCGGTTACATGATCCACCGCCTCTTGCAGTGTGTGCTGGGTCGCCGCGACGAGGACGATCGTGATCACTTCGGAAAGAAGCGTTTGGATTTGGCTGGACCCTTGGTTGCCAACTTGTTCCGTATCCTCTTCCTGAAGCTCACCAAGGACGTATACAAGTACCTCCAGCGATGTGTGGAGAACAACCAGGATTTCAACGTTCAGATGGCTGTCAAGGCCAGCATCATCACAAACGGCCTGAAATACTCTCTGGCAACAGGAAACTGGGGTGACCAGAAGAAGGCCGCTTCCGCGAAAGCCGGTGTCTCCCAGGTGTTGAACCGATACACTTATGCCTCCACACTGTCCCATTTGCGTCGAACAAACACCCCCGTCGGTCGTGATGGAAAGCTGGCCAAGCCGCGACAACTTCACAACTCTCATTGGGGTCTCGTCTGCCCTGCCGAGACTCCTGAAGGACAGGCTTGTGGTCTCGTCAAGAATTTGTCTTTGATGTGCTACGTTAGTGTCGGTAGTGACGCTTCTCCCATCATCGACTTCATGACACAGCGAAACATGCAACTTCTGGAAGAGTACGACCAGAACCAGAACCCCGATGCCACCAAAGTCTTCGTCAACGGTGTCTGGGTTGGTGTCCATTCCAACGCTCAACAACTTGTCACCGTTGTGCAGGAGCTGCGACGTAACGGAACTCTATCCTACGAGATGAGTCTGATTCGTGACATTCGTGACCGAGAGTTCAAGATCTTTACAGATGCTGGCCGTGTCATGAGGCCACTGTTCGTTGTTGAAAACGACATCCGGAAGCCAAACCGCAACCACCTCATCTTCACCAAGGAGATCAGTAACAAGCTCAAGCAGGAACAACAAGAGACCAGCACACGACAGGGGTGGAGTCAGGATGAGATTGATTCAGCTACTTATGGCTGGAGAGGTCTTATTCAAGATGGCGTTGTGGAGTACCTAGACgccgaagaggaggagaCCGCCATGATAACGTTCTCTCCTGAGGATCTGGAGGAGTGGCGGGAGATGAAGATGGGCTTGCCTGCGGCGGAGCGATCCACTGAGGGCGAGCACCGTCTCCGACGCCTCAAGCCACTACCAGACCCCCGCATCCACGCCTACACTCATTGCGAGATTCATCCGGCCATGATTCTCGGTATCTGTGCCAGTATCATTCCCTTCCCCGATCACAACCAGTCGCCCCGTAACACCTACCAATCTGCCATGGGTAAGCAAGCCATGGGTGTCGCCCTTACCAACTTTGCGCTACGCATGGAAACCATGATGAACGTCCTGTACTACCCCCAGAAGCCACTGGCAACTACTCGGTCGATGGAGTATCTCAAGTTCCGTGAGCTACCCGCTGGTCAGAACGCCATTGTCGCCATTGCTACATACGGTGGTTACAACCAGGAAGATTCCGTCATTATGAACCAGAGCAGTATCGATCGTGGACTGTTCAGGAGTTTGTTCTACCGTGCATATACTGAGCAAGAGAAGCGTATTGGTGTCAACGTTCTCGAGCAGTTTGAGAAGCCTACCCGTGCCGACACGCTCCGCCTCAAGGGTGGAACATACGACAAGCTTGATGACGATGGTGTTGTTGCGCCTGGTGTGCGTGTTTCTGGTGATGATATCATCATTGGAAAGACGGCGCCCATTGCGACCGATGCACAGGAGCTTGGCCAGAAGACTACTCTCCATACCAAGCGTGATGTTTCAACGCCACTCCGAAGCACCGAAAACGGTATCGTCGACCAGGTACTCTTCACCACCAACACCGAAGGCCTCCGATTCGTCAAGGTTCGTACGCGAACTACCAAGGTCCCACAGATTGGTGACAAGTTTGCTTCTCGCCACGGTCAAAAGGGAACCATTGGTATCACGTACCGTCAAGAAGATATGCCTTTCTCAAGGGAGGGACTGACGCCGGATCTGATCATCAACCCCCACGCCATTCCGTCTCGTATGACAATTGCCCATTTGATCGAGTGTCTGCTCTCCAAGGTCGGTGCCATCACGGGACAGGAAGGTGACGCCACGCCTTTCACCGACATCACCGTCGACCAAGTGTCTGGTCTGCTCGAGGATGCCGGCTACCAAAAGCGTGGTTTTGAGATCATGTACAACGGCCACACTGGAAAGAAGATGCGAACGCAAATCTTCTTGGGTCCTACCTACTACCAACGTCTGAGGCATATGGTCGACGACAAGATTCACGCGCGTGCTCGTGGCCCTCTGCAGATTCTCACTCGCCAGCCTGTCGAGGGTCGTGCTAGGGACGGAGGTCTCCGTTTCGGAGAGATGGAACGTGATTGTATGATTGCTCACGGTGCGGCGGCGTTTTTGAAGGAGCGTCTCTTCACGGTATCGGATGCGTACACGGTGCACGTGTGTGATATCTGTGGTCTGATGAGTCCTATCGCGTAAGTTCTTTGTACCCCTTGATTCTCTTAAGATGGCTTGCTAACTGGGTAATGCAGACAACTCAAGAAGGGCCTCTACGAATGCCGTCCTTGCCACAACAAAACGCGTATTTCGCAGATTCACATCCCCTACGCTGCCAAGCTCCTCTTCCAGGAACTCCTTGCTATGAACATTGCTACGCGCATGTTTACTGATCGCTCTGGATTGAGTGTGCGTGATTAGTCATGTCGTAAGACGGGATACTCCAGGGCCTCGGTTTACGACCCTAGGGAAGTCAGTCAGCGCACATGCTCATAGTTTGCTTGCATGGTTATGGCGTTTTGTCCCTTTTCATCGTTtgactttttttttttgaTGGGGACAGAATGAACGAAGAGAGGGAATAAAGGCTGCCGCGGAGGTTGGCCAGGCGTTGAAACCTTTTCCGCTACTTTATCTACGACTATAATCGGCCTGCCTTGGCTTTTGAAAAATGCATATCATTGAAGCGAAAGGGGCCAGTGGTCCGTTTTGTATACCTACGTAGCTTCAGACTAGAGCTTTGAATAGCAGTAAAATTACATGTTGTAGGACTGCATGTGAGATTGATCAAAGGATGGTGTGGCTGACTATATTAACAGCTTTGAGTCTAAGTATTTCATTCGCATTATCGTCTGGCAGAATGTCGAACAGACTACAACTTGCTCGCTCCCTCTTGCGGCACCTTGACAACGACCTTGCCCCAGCTATCACGTCCACCCAGCGCCTTGAGCGCAGCAGGCACACTCTCCAGTCCCACATACTCGGTGTCGGTAAAAGCAGTGCCCCTGTACTTTCCTTCCTTGACCAGCTGGAACAGGCCGTCCCAGACCTTGTCCTGCATCTCCGGCTCATGCACCGCATACGCGCCCCAATGCAGTCCCACGACACTCACATTCTTGAGCAGAATACGATTCGTAGCCATCTTCTCAATATCGCCAGCCGCAAAGCCAATGACGAGCAGCCTGCCGTTCCAGGCAGTGCACTTCATAGACTGGGCAATGAGACCAACGGGGTCGTATACGATGTCGACGCCGCGGCCCTTGGGCGTGAGCTTCTTGACTTGCTCGGGCCAGTCCTTGTCGCGGTAGGATATAACGTAGTCTGCGCCAAAGGAGCGCGCGACGTCGAGTTTGTGTGCGGAGCCGGCGGTCGCGACGACGGTGGCGCCGAAGGCTTTTGCGATTTGGACGGCGGCGAGTCCGACGCCGCCGGCTGCGGCGTGGACGAGGACCCAGTCGCCTGTTTGGGGTGGTATATTAGGTTCATGTCTTTACAGACGGTGTAGAAGTGGTACAGGAGAAGCAATCGACATACCCTTCTTGATACCTGCTCTCACTACCAACCCAGCGTAGCTCGTCGGCGCGGTAACAAAGACACCCGCCGCATCTTCATAGCTCCATCCTTCGGGCACGGGCTGGATCCTGTCCTCTGTGCACGCAATGTGTGTTGCGTAGCCGCCCTGTACCGCTCCAAAGACCTTGTCGCCCTCCTTGAACCGTGGCGTCTTGCCGGCTGCGAGTGAGGTCGGCGCTTTGAGGACGACGCCAGAGAACTCTGAGCCGGCGACCCAGGGGAAGGCGGGCTGTTGCTGGTATTTGCCGCGGATCTGGAGCAGGTCGAAGAAATTGGTTGCCGAGGCGTGGATGGCGATGAGGTACTCGTTTGGTTTGGGTACGGGTGTGGGGAGGTCGGTGACTTTGAGGTCGTCTGGGCCCTGGTTTTGGTTAACGGGGGTGGGTGGTAGGTGAGAGATGGATGTACCTGGACGTATTCTTTGATTTGTATGCCCCTCATGTTGGATTTGGATGTGGATGTGAATTGGCGATGGGAGAGATGGAACGGCGATTGCTCAGTCAGGAGCTCGAGAGATGGTTCTCCGGGTAAGCAGCATGGCTGTTGTAGCTCGCATAGGGCAGATAACTATTCTCCCCGACGATATACCTCGGCATGCTTCCCCAGGCGCTTTTCCCCACCCGGGAGCTTGGCTCTGGTGCCTTAGTCAGCGGGAGCAGTGCCATCTGCACGGGCGCGCGCTAGCGACGGCAGGGCAGGGTACCAGGAGCGGGTCCACCTGTGACGTTCTACTGCCTTCCAATCCCATCCAGAGCTAACCACAGCCTCTCTCCCAGTCAACACCACACGCCTCTGCCTCGACGACACGTATCACTTCGCTGCCTGTAGTCGTAGAATTAACAGCTTTTACGTCGCCGAGTGCCCGCACAACTTCCCATCGCTGACATCGCTACCCCACATTCGTACACACCCACCATGGCCGACgacgccgccgccgccgccacaGGCACAGAGGACACGCAGATCACCTTCAACGTCAAGGCTGCAAACGACCAGAAGCACGTCCTCACCCTGCCCAGCGCCACCACAGTCGCCGACCTCAAGGCCAAGCTCTCGACGTCGGAATACGCAGATGTGCCCGCCGAGCGCCAGCGCCTGATATACTCTGGTCGCGTACTGAAGGACCCGGATACGCTCGCTAGCGTCAAGATCAAGGACGGCCACACAATTCATCTTGTCAAGGGCGCCGCCAGCAACGCAAGACAGAACCCGGCCAACCAGG
The DNA window shown above is from Alternaria dauci strain A2016 chromosome 6, whole genome shotgun sequence and carries:
- a CDS encoding DNA-directed RNA polymerase II subunit RPB2, which produces MADQYEYDPMEDEYEDEENRVLPEDCWAVISSFFDTKGLVSQQLDSYDEFTRNTIQDIVKENGSVILEQNTPYNPDEEENPIIKRRYEIKFGRVYLARPTHTEGDGTTVQLYPHEARLRNLTYSGAMLADIENRIMVAREGREPEEGDDEEMEGGYTGGPSQIRWEREDMPMDDGAAARVFIGKLPVMLRSELCHLRAQSDADLFALNECPYDQGGYFVINGSEKVLIAQERSAANIVQVFRKKQGPIPWIAEIRSAVEKGTRLISSFNIKWAENSLAGPGKRIPGPFAYATLPYIKADVPMAIVFRALGIVSDEEILSHIVYDRTDTQMLELLKPSIEEGSVVQDRETALDFIAKRGANSGTKDRRLKFARDIMQREFLPHISQKEGQDTRKAYFFGYMIHRLLQCVLGRRDEDDRDHFGKKRLDLAGPLVANLFRILFLKLTKDVYKYLQRCVENNQDFNVQMAVKASIITNGLKYSLATGNWGDQKKAASAKAGVSQVLNRYTYASTLSHLRRTNTPVGRDGKLAKPRQLHNSHWGLVCPAETPEGQACGLVKNLSLMCYVSVGSDASPIIDFMTQRNMQLLEEYDQNQNPDATKVFVNGVWVGVHSNAQQLVTVVQELRRNGTLSYEMSLIRDIRDREFKIFTDAGRVMRPLFVVENDIRKPNRNHLIFTKEISNKLKQEQQETSTRQGWSQDEIDSATYGWRGLIQDGVVEYLDAEEEETAMITFSPEDLEEWREMKMGLPAAERSTEGEHRLRRLKPLPDPRIHAYTHCEIHPAMILGICASIIPFPDHNQSPRNTYQSAMGKQAMGVALTNFALRMETMMNVLYYPQKPLATTRSMEYLKFRELPAGQNAIVAIATYGGYNQEDSVIMNQSSIDRGLFRSLFYRAYTEQEKRIGVNVLEQFEKPTRADTLRLKGGTYDKLDDDGVVAPGVRVSGDDIIIGKTAPIATDAQELGQKTTLHTKRDVSTPLRSTENGIVDQVLFTTNTEGLRFVKVRTRTTKVPQIGDKFASRHGQKGTIGITYRQEDMPFSREGLTPDLIINPHAIPSRMTIAHLIECLLSKVGAITGQEGDATPFTDITVDQVSGLLEDAGYQKRGFEIMYNGHTGKKMRTQIFLGPTYYQRLRHMVDDKIHARARGPLQILTRQPVEGRARDGGLRFGEMERDCMIAHGAAAFLKERLFTVSDAYTVHVCDICGLMSPIAQLKKGLYECRPCHNKTRISQIHIPYAAKLLFQELLAMNIATRMFTDRSGLSVRD